A DNA window from Jaculus jaculus isolate mJacJac1 chromosome 1, mJacJac1.mat.Y.cur, whole genome shotgun sequence contains the following coding sequences:
- the Eqtn gene encoding LOW QUALITY PROTEIN: equatorin (The sequence of the model RefSeq protein was modified relative to this genomic sequence to represent the inferred CDS: substituted 1 base at 1 genomic stop codon) yields MNFILFVFISGGFIPGMRNLKPNMEELPGKASSYEDQYYGDEDENTHSNSAVHKEENEDNTPANEKTGNYYKDIKQYVFTTTNSNGTESEISVRATTDLRFALKNXTTPNVPAFWTMLAKAINGTAVSMDDKDQLFQPIPSSDLNSTSGDKLSELEEIKLKLMLGITLMTLLILIPLLIFCLATLCKLRHLRDKQCDSQYSVNPQLATLSYFHPSEGVSDTSFSKSAESSSFWGTTSSEMRRAGTRKSKSKTMDFSTGSDDTGLNEESYLLNNELVEPELLNNELVDEENNAQE; encoded by the exons ATGAAttttatattgtttgtttttatatctgggggtttcatcccagggatgagGAATTTAAAGCCTAACATGGAAG AGTTACCTGGTAAGGCGTCTTCATATGAAGATCAGTACTATGGAG ATGAAGATGAGAATACACACAGTAACTCTGCTGtacataaagaagaaaatgaagacaacACCCCTGCTAATGAGAAAACTGGAAACTATTATAAAGATATAAAACAat ATGTGTTCACCACAACAAATTCAAATGGCACTGAGTCTGAAATATCTGTGAGAGCCACAACAGATCTGAGGTTTGCGCTAAAAAACT AAACAACCCCAAATGTGCCTGCATTTTGGACAATGTTGGCTAAAG CTATAAATGGAACAGCGGTGAGCATGGATGATAAAGATCAATTATTTCAACCAATTCCAA gCTCTGATTTGAATTCTACAAGTGGAGACAAACTGTCAGAGCTAGAGGAAATCAAGCTCAAACTAATGCTGGGCATCACGTTGATGACCCTCCTCATTTTAATCCCCCTCCTGATATTCTGTTTGGCCACACTGTGCAAACTGAGACACCTAAG agacaAACAGTGTGACAGTCAGTATTCCGTCAACCCACAGCTGGCAACTCTGTCTTATTTCCATCCATCAGAAGGTGTATCAGACACTTCCTTTTCTAAAAGTGCAGAGAGCAGCTCATTTTGGGGTACCACTTCTTCAGAAATGAGAAGAGCAGGCACAAGAAaatcaaaatctaaaacaatGGATTTTTCTACAGGCTCAGATGACACAGGCTTAAATGAGGAGTCATATTTACTTAATAATGAGCTAGTGGAGCCAGAATTACTTAATAATGAGCTAGTGGATGAGGAGAACAATGCTCAGGAATAG